CCGTGGCGTGGCACGAGCCGATCGCGCCGGCATCGGCCGACAAGGTGGCCGTGCAATGAATCGGGAGAAGACAGGACAAATGGCAAACGTGCAGAGCGGCAAGATGATCGTCGGCCTGGACATCGGCACTTCCAAGGTGGTGGCGCTGGTGGGCGAGGTCACCGCCGACGGCCAGCTGGAAATCGTCGGCATCGGCACTCACCCCTCGCGCGGCCTGAAGAAGGGCGTGGTGGTGAATATCGAATCCACCGTGCAGTCGATCCAGCGTGCGGTCGAGGAGGCCCAGCTGATGGCGGGCTGTCGCATCCACTCGGCGTTCGTCGGGGTGGCCGGCAACCATATCCGCAGCCTCAACAGCCACGGCATCGTCGCCATCCGCGATCGCGAGGTCAGCCCGGCCGACCTCGAGCGGGTGCTGGACGCGGCGCAGGCCGTGGCCATCCCGGCCGATCAGCGGGTGCTGCATACCCTGCCGCAGGACTACGTGATCGATAACCAGGAGGGCGTACGCGAGCCCCTGGGCATGTCCGGGGTACGCCTGGAAGCCAAGGTGCATGTGGTGACCTGCGCGGTCAATGCGGCGCAGAACGTCGAGAAGTGCGTGCGCCGCTGCGGCCTGGAAGTCGACGACATCATTCTCGAGCAGCTGGCCTCGGCCTATGCGGTGCTCACCGACGACGAGAAGGAGCTGGGCGTGTGCCTGGTCGACATCGGCGGCGGCACCACCGACATCTGCATCTTCACCGAGGGGGCGATCCGCCATACCGCGGTGATTCCGATCGCCGGCGACCAGGTGACCAACGACATCGCCATGGCCCTGCGCACGCCGACCCAGTATGCCGAGGAAATCAAGATCCGCTACGCCTGCGCCCTGGCCAAGCTGGCCGGCGCCGGCGAGACCATCAAGGTGCCCAGCGTCGGCGACCGGCCGCCGCGGGACCTGTCGCGCCAGTCCCTGGCCGAAGTGGTCGAGCCACGCTATGACGAGCTGTTCACCCTGATCCAGGCCGAGCTGCGGCGCAGCGGCTACGAGGACCTGATCCCGGCGGGCATCGTGCTCACCGGCGGCACGGCGAAGATGGAAGGCGCGGTGGAACTGGCCGAGGAGATCTTCCACATGCCGGTGCGCCTGGGCGTGCCACACAGTGTCAAGGGTCTGGCCGATGTGGTGCGCAACCCGATCTACTCCACCAGCGTGGGCCTGCTGCTCTACGGCCTGCAGAAGCAGGCGGACGGCATCTCGATGTCGACGCTCGGTGGCTACAACGACGAACCCCGGGTACCGGTACTGGAACGGCTCAAACGCTGGGTCCAGAACAGTTTCTGATGTAAGGCGGCATGTGCAGTAGGCGTTATAACTAGAACAGGAAGGAGAGGGAAAATGTTCGAACTCGTAGACAATGTCCCGCAAAGCGCGGTCATCAAGGTAATAGGCGTGGGTGGCGGCGGCGGCAATGCCGTCAACCACATGGCGAAAAACAACATCGAGGGCGTCGAGTTCATCTGCGCCAACACCGATGCGCAGGCGCTGAAGAACATCGGCGCGCGTACCGTACTGCAGCTCGGCCCAGGCGTGACCAAGGGCCTGGGCGCCGGCGCCAATCCTGAGGTCGGCCGTCAGGCCGCGATGGAAGATCGCGAGCGCATCGCCGAAGTGCTGCAGGGCACCGATATGGTGTTCATCACCACCGGTATGGGCGGTGGCACCGGTACCGGTGCGGCGCCGGTCATCGCCGAAGTGGCCAAGGAGCTGGGCATCCTCACCGTGGCCGTGGTCACCCGTCCGTTCCCGTTCGAAGGGCGCAAGCGCATGCAGATCGCCGACGAGGGCATTCGCGCCCTGTCGGAAAGCGTCGATTCGCTGATCACCATCCCCAACGAGAAGTTGCTGACCATCCTCGGCAAGGACGCCAGCCTGCTGTCGGCCTTCGCCAAGGCGGATGACGTGCTGGCCGGCGCGGTGCGTGGCATCTCCGACATCATCAAGCGTCCGGGCATGATCAACGTCGACTTCGCCGACGTGAAGACGGTGATGAGCGAAATGGGCATGGCGATGATGGGCACCGGCTGCGCCAGCGGCCCGAATCGCGCCCGCGAAGCCACCGAGGCGGCGATCCGCAACCCGCTGCTGGAAGACGTCAACCTGCAGGGCGCCCGCGGCATCCTGGTGAACATCACCGCAGGTCCGGACCTGTCCCTGGGCGAGTACTCCGACGTGGGTAACATCATCGAGCAGTTCGCCTCCGAGCACGCCACCGTCAAGGTGGGCACCGTGATCGATCCGGACATGCGCGACGAGCTGCACGTCACCGTGGTCGCCACCGGTCTGGGCGCGCGCATCGAGAAGCCGGTCAAGGTGGTCGACAACACCGTTCAGGTAAGTACCACCGCCTCGGCTCCGGCTGCCCCGGCGCGTGCCGAGCAGAGCGTCAACTACAAGGACTACGAGCGGCCTACCGTACAGCGTCAGAGCCATGCCGGCGCTGCCACCGCGGCCAAGATGAACCCGCAGGACGACCTGGATTATCTGGATATCCCGGCCTTCCTGCGTCGCCAGGCCGATTGATGGAATGTATCAGGAGTATTGGGGTGATTGGTGTTCAGCAAAGGCCGGTTCTGCTATCATCGCCGGCCATTGTTGAAAACAATTCGCAACTAGTGCTATAGCGGCCAGAGCCATGATCAGACAACGCACCCTGAAGAACATTATCCGCGCCACCGGCGTCGGCCTGCATTCCGGGGAGAAGGTATACCTGACCCTGAAGCCGGCTCCTGTGGACACCGGAATCGTGTTTCGTCGTACCGATCTCGACCCCGTGGTGGAAATTGCCGCACGGGCGAGCAACGTCGGCGAAACCACCATGTCGACCACGTTGGTCAATGGTGACGTCAAGGTGGATACGGTAGAGCACCTGCTCTCGGCCATGGCTGGCCTGGGCATCGATAACGCCTACGTCGAGCTCTCCGCGTCCGAAGTGCCGATCATGGATGGCAGCGCCGGCCCCTTCGTATTCCTGATTCAATCCGCCGGCCTGCAGGAGCAGGACGCGGCCAAGAAGTTCATCCGGATCATCCGTGAGGTCACGGTCGAGGAGGGCGACAAGCGCGCCACCTTCGTGCCCTTCGATGGTTTCAAGGTGACCTTCGAGATCGATTTCGATCACCCGGTCTTTCGCAATCGCACGCAGTCGGCCAGTGTCGATTTTTCCAGCACGTCTTTCGTCAAGGAAGTCAGCCGGGCGCGCACCTTCGGCTTCATGCGCGACATCGAGTTCCTGCGTTCGCAGAACCTGGCGCTCGGCGGCAGCGTGGAAAACGCCATCGTGGTTGACGAGTATCGTGTACTCAACGAAGACGGCCTGCGGTACGAGGACGAGTTCGTCAAGCACAAGATTCTCGACGCGATCGGCGACCTCTACCTGCTGGGCAACAGCCTGGTCGGCGAATTCAAGGGCTTCAAATCCGGGCATGCGCTGAACAATCGCCTGCTGCGGGCTCTGATCGAGCAGACCGATGCCTGGGAAGTGGTCACGTTCGACGACGCCAAGACTGCGCCGATCTCCTACATGCGCCCGGTTGCGGCCGTGTAAGCAACACCTCCTTCCGTTTGTATTCGAGGCCACCCCTGGGGTGGCCTTTTTTTTTATCGGCGCTTGAGAGGAGTCAGTCGCTGTCGGCGCGGTGCCGGGCCAGGCGCTCCAGGGCGGCGCGCAGCTTGGGATCGGTGATGCCTTCGGCGGTGGCCTGGATGTTCTCGGCGGCGCTGTCGGACAGGCTGATAGTGCGACCGGGTGCACGCCTTTCAGCGGTCGGCGGTTGCACCTTGAAGAGGATTTTCGTTAAGGTCGCGAATTCTTCGAGCGCCTGCAGTTGACGAAGCAGGCGTCGTTGTTGGTAACGCAAGCGGGTGGCCCAGTGGCCATCGGTGACTATTAGAAGCAGGCAACCCTCGCGCCACGACGCTACATGGCAGTGCTCGCGGGCCGCAGGTTGCAGCTGGCTCTCCAGCAAGCGCTGCAGATGATCGAGGCGTTGCGCCTGATTGAACAGCGCCCTCAGGGGCTTCGCCTCGCGCAGAAGCGCGGCGGGGGCACGAGCCGGCAAAGGACGAAAGGTCATGGCAGGACGCCTGAAATTGTGGAGCCGCCATGGTAGCAGAATCTCTGCCGCCGACTTGGGCTCCGCCCTATAGGGGAAGCCATGCATATCATTTTATTAAGCCGGCGCCATGGCGCTGC
The genomic region above belongs to Pseudomonas benzenivorans and contains:
- the ftsA gene encoding cell division protein FtsA, translated to MANVQSGKMIVGLDIGTSKVVALVGEVTADGQLEIVGIGTHPSRGLKKGVVVNIESTVQSIQRAVEEAQLMAGCRIHSAFVGVAGNHIRSLNSHGIVAIRDREVSPADLERVLDAAQAVAIPADQRVLHTLPQDYVIDNQEGVREPLGMSGVRLEAKVHVVTCAVNAAQNVEKCVRRCGLEVDDIILEQLASAYAVLTDDEKELGVCLVDIGGGTTDICIFTEGAIRHTAVIPIAGDQVTNDIAMALRTPTQYAEEIKIRYACALAKLAGAGETIKVPSVGDRPPRDLSRQSLAEVVEPRYDELFTLIQAELRRSGYEDLIPAGIVLTGGTAKMEGAVELAEEIFHMPVRLGVPHSVKGLADVVRNPIYSTSVGLLLYGLQKQADGISMSTLGGYNDEPRVPVLERLKRWVQNSF
- the ftsZ gene encoding cell division protein FtsZ, which translates into the protein MFELVDNVPQSAVIKVIGVGGGGGNAVNHMAKNNIEGVEFICANTDAQALKNIGARTVLQLGPGVTKGLGAGANPEVGRQAAMEDRERIAEVLQGTDMVFITTGMGGGTGTGAAPVIAEVAKELGILTVAVVTRPFPFEGRKRMQIADEGIRALSESVDSLITIPNEKLLTILGKDASLLSAFAKADDVLAGAVRGISDIIKRPGMINVDFADVKTVMSEMGMAMMGTGCASGPNRAREATEAAIRNPLLEDVNLQGARGILVNITAGPDLSLGEYSDVGNIIEQFASEHATVKVGTVIDPDMRDELHVTVVATGLGARIEKPVKVVDNTVQVSTTASAPAAPARAEQSVNYKDYERPTVQRQSHAGAATAAKMNPQDDLDYLDIPAFLRRQAD
- the lpxC gene encoding UDP-3-O-acyl-N-acetylglucosamine deacetylase; the encoded protein is MIRQRTLKNIIRATGVGLHSGEKVYLTLKPAPVDTGIVFRRTDLDPVVEIAARASNVGETTMSTTLVNGDVKVDTVEHLLSAMAGLGIDNAYVELSASEVPIMDGSAGPFVFLIQSAGLQEQDAAKKFIRIIREVTVEEGDKRATFVPFDGFKVTFEIDFDHPVFRNRTQSASVDFSSTSFVKEVSRARTFGFMRDIEFLRSQNLALGGSVENAIVVDEYRVLNEDGLRYEDEFVKHKILDAIGDLYLLGNSLVGEFKGFKSGHALNNRLLRALIEQTDAWEVVTFDDAKTAPISYMRPVAAV
- a CDS encoding DciA family protein; the encoded protein is MTFRPLPARAPAALLREAKPLRALFNQAQRLDHLQRLLESQLQPAAREHCHVASWREGCLLLIVTDGHWATRLRYQQRRLLRQLQALEEFATLTKILFKVQPPTAERRAPGRTISLSDSAAENIQATAEGITDPKLRAALERLARHRADSD